A section of the Telopea speciosissima isolate NSW1024214 ecotype Mountain lineage chromosome 3, Tspe_v1, whole genome shotgun sequence genome encodes:
- the LOC122653490 gene encoding U-box domain-containing protein 40-like, translated as MGNNKHRLKVAVKSTILDWWCRANGFEMPTPPELRSAEKLARALIPPEKSTLKCKIKEEEAEKKNLSVSEEEELLKGVSEKPPVTFSDAGTELNRRPTHFYTSSEESVSTAIPDTPSSSSSSNNVTDESLNPMSPEEEEIFVKLKSLQVFEQEESVISLRKITRTNVDMRVPLCTLRLLSALKSLLTSRYSVIQINAVASLVNLSLEKINKVKIVRAGIVPPLIDVLKGGFTEAQEHAAGALFSLALDNENKMAIGVLGALPPLLHMLRSESERARHDSALALYHLSLVQSNRSKLVKLGSVPTLLAMARGRDLASKALLILCNLAACAEGRTALLDANAVQCFVEMLRRNELNSETIRENCVEALYALSQGSLRFKGLAEEAGAAEVLREVEERGSERAREKAKRILHAYMTVIFLDGKNVTLGYVVGLRKPAQD; from the coding sequence ATGGGAAACAATAAGCACAGGTTGAAGGTCGCCGTTAAATCGACTATTCTCGACTGGTGGTGCCGTGCTAATGGCTTTGAAATGCCAACACCCCCAGAGCTCAGATCCGCGGAGAAGCTCGCTCGTGCACTAATACCGCCTGAGAAATCAACCCTCAAATGcaagataaaagaagaagaagcagagaagaaaaaTTTATCGGTgtcggaggaggaggagttgcTTAAAGGAGTGTCGGAGAAGCCTCCAGTCACATTTTCTGATGCAGGGACGGAGTTAAATCGCCGACCGACTCACTTCTACACTAGCTCCGAGGAATCGGTAAGTACGGCAATTCCCGACACaccttcatcttcttcgtcgtcCAACAACGTTACAGACGAGTCTCTAAACCCAATGTCCCCTGAAGAGGAGGAGATCTTCGTCAAGCTCAAGAGTTTACAAGTGTTCGAGCAAGAGGAATCCGTGATCTCACTGAGAAAGATCACCAGAACCAACGTAGATATGAGGGTTCCGCTCTGTACCCTACGATTGCTTTCAGCGTTAAAATCTCTGCTGACCTCACGCTACTCTGTCATCCAAATAAACGCGGTGGCATCGCTGGTGAATCTCTCGTTGGAAAAGATCAATAAGGTAAAGATCGTACGGGCGGGGATCGTCCCACCATTGATCGATGTGTTGAAGGGAGGGTTCACTGAAGCGCAGGAACACGCTGCGGGTGCCCTCTTCAGCCTGGCTCTTGACAATGAGAACAAGATGGCCATAGGTGTATTAGGCGCGTTGCCACCGCTGCTCCACATGCTCCGGTCGGAGAGCGAGCGGGCTCGGCACGATTCGGCGCTCGCTCTCTACCATCTTTCGCTGGTTCAGAGCAACCGCTCCAAACTCGTGAAGCTGGGTTCTGTGCCGACGCTGCTAGCCATGGCAAGGGGAAGAGACCTCGCAAGCAAGGCTCTGCTTATACTCTGCAACTTAGCGGCATGTGCAGAGGGGCGGACCGCATTGCTCGATGCGAACGCGGTGCAATGCTTCGTGGAGATGTTGAGGAGAAACGAGTTAAACTCGGAAACGATTCGGGAGAACTGCGTGGAGGCGTTGTACGCCCTGAGTCAAGGGAGTTTGAGGTTTAAAGGGCTGGCGGAGGAAGCGGGAGCTGCAGAGGTGTTGAGAGAGGTGGAAGAGAGAGGGAGCGAACGAGCCAGGGAGAAGGCTAAGAGGATCTTACATGCTTATATGACCGTAATTTTTCTTGACGGAAAGAATGTAACTCTTGGTTATGTTGTGGGTCTGAGAAAACCTGCACAGGATTAA